GCGCTTTGCGCTCCGCCATGGCCGCATCCATTTCCTTGCGGTTAAAGGCCACATCCGGATTGTCCGCCACCAGCCGTACCTCCAGCAGGTCACGCCCCGCCTGCTGGGTGGCACGGATGCTCTGCACATCACTCTTGGCCTTGGCCAGGGCGATCTCGGCATTCGTGATCGCGGTCATGAGCTGGCGCACCTTGTCACCGCCTACATCCTGCGCGGCATCCGCCTGCATCAGGTTTTCGCTCTTGCTGTAGGCGGCCAGTTCCCGCTCGCTGACCTCCAGGCGTTTTCTCAGTTCATCCGCTTTGGTTTGCAGATAGTCGCGCTCGCTCTGCGTCTGCCCGCTCTCCTGCTCGCCAAAGAAACGGATGTATTCCTGGGCGAAGCCGTTGGCGATGTCCGCCGCCATCTTCGGGTCCCGGTTGCGCACCAGGATCCGTAGAATGTGGGATTCCTTCTGCGGCTCCACCCGCACCCATTCGTCTATGCTCTCCGCGAAGACATCCATCGGGGGAGCTGGTTTGGACGGCTCATACATGCCCACCATCTTCAGCAACTGGTCCTTCCGTCCCAGGGTACTCAGTTCATCCGCAATGAAGACATCCCGCTGCACCGGATCAAAGTGGTCATAAAAATAGTCCACAAAGCGGCGGGATTTCAGCTCCGTGAGATGGTTATTGATGAGCTGCGGAGCGCTCAGCTCCGTCACTCCCTGGCGGCCCATCTCATTGAAGTTAAAGACATTCGTGTCCTGGAGCCGCAGCCGCAGCTTGGCCTCCGATTCATACACATTGGCACCCATGCCCAGCAGATAAAAAACCGCGGCGGCGGCAGGCAGCGCCAGCAGGAACCCCAGCAGACCAAACCTCTTCAAATACCCGATCAGGTCTGCCACGCTGATCACTGACTCACTAAAGTGCGGTCTCGGCGTGGAGAGGTAGGGATTGGTATCCACCTGCGGCAGTGAGAGCGGAGCCCCCACTTGCGAAGGCGCCAGCGGCACCAGCCCATGCTGCCCCGCGCCCCCGCCTGGCTGGGCGCGGTGAGGATCAAAGGTGAGCTGGTAGGACATGATTATCGGCAAATAATTATAAGTACCATCATGCACCTGCCCCCTGGGAGCAAGCAGCAGACTCAAAAGAATGGTCCGTTTTACCCCCTTTCTGCGCGATTCCCATCGCCCGCAGGATGATGCCATTGACGATCTTCACATCAAAGACCTCTTCCGCCAGCCTCCGGCTAGCCAGGCCCATCACGGCAATCTGCGCCGGATTCTCCAGGAAAAACTCCATCGCCCGTGCCACGGCGTCAGCATCGCGCGTCGGCACCAGGAAACCGTTTTTTCCCTCCGGCACACATTCCCGCGCCCCCACCGAATCCGTCGTGATCATCGCCCTTCCGGTCGAAAGCGCCTCCAGGGAGGCATGCGGCACCCCTTCCCGGTACCACGTCGGCAGGCAGAAGACATGCATCCCTTTCAGCAGCGCCGGAACATCCCGCACCATGCCGTGATGAATCAAAATGCCTTCCTTCACCCAGGCCTCCACTTCCGCCTCAGGCACCCGGTTGGGATTCGGATCAAACGGCCCCACCAGATGAAATTCCGCCAGCGGATACCGTGCTTTGATTTTCCTCGCCGCCTCCGCAAAGACACAGACGCCTTTGCTGATCAGCAGACGGCTGACCAGCACGAAGCGGATGCGCCCCGCCGCGATGTCAGCATCCCCTTCCAGCGGCACATGCGGATATTCCTCCAGGTTCACCCCGGAGCCTGCCGTCACATGCACCGGCACCCCCTTGGGCAGCATTCGCAGTTCCGT
This portion of the Prosthecobacter sp. SYSU 5D2 genome encodes:
- a CDS encoding glycosyltransferase family 4 protein, coding for MKVVVLTADANTLVYHRGDLIRDMAASGCEVVTSAAEDYPHVREYLAAAGVRHEAIRMVRSQVNLAKDWITWLDMFRLFKREKPDALFAYTIKSVVYGCVVARLAGVPKVYALLPGLGFTFVKPETLKQSLVQWASKALHRFALQRADVIFMQNRDDVQLFTELRMLPKGVPVHVTAGSGVNLEEYPHVPLEGDADIAAGRIRFVLVSRLLISKGVCVFAEAARKIKARYPLAEFHLVGPFDPNPNRVPEAEVEAWVKEGILIHHGMVRDVPALLKGMHVFCLPTWYREGVPHASLEALSTGRAMITTDSVGARECVPEGKNGFLVPTRDADAVARAMEFFLENPAQIAVMGLASRRLAEEVFDVKIVNGIILRAMGIAQKGGKTDHSFESAACSQGAGA